In Ectothiorhodospiraceae bacterium 2226, a single window of DNA contains:
- a CDS encoding amidohydrolase family protein — protein sequence MRADSAWAGRLVAAALLLAGGTATHANERLPLADAHIHYSEVVWDVLSPRAAHHTLVRAGVRHAVIFGVPHEGALRLAAEEPARYTLFVQPYRVPEDRHRAWYEDPRVLEHLRERVATGIYRGIGEFHLHSGQTDTPIVDGMLALAREHDLYLLAHSDTAVIEGFLDRFPDLKVIWAHAGAWTLPMTMDVVMGRYPQLYVELSMRDGDIAPDGTLDPRWAEVLVRYADRFMVGIDTFSERRWTHYDELAERTRGWLAQLPDEVAERIAWKNAHELFGGEKP from the coding sequence ATGCGCGCTGACTCGGCGTGGGCGGGCAGGCTCGTGGCGGCCGCTCTGCTCCTGGCGGGCGGGACGGCGACGCATGCGAACGAACGCCTGCCGCTCGCGGACGCCCACATCCACTACAGCGAGGTGGTGTGGGACGTGTTGTCGCCGCGCGCGGCGCACCACACCCTGGTGCGGGCCGGGGTACGGCACGCGGTGATTTTCGGCGTCCCGCACGAGGGGGCGCTGCGGCTGGCCGCCGAGGAGCCGGCGCGCTACACCCTGTTTGTCCAGCCGTACCGCGTGCCGGAGGACCGTCACCGAGCCTGGTATGAGGACCCGCGGGTGCTCGAGCATCTGCGCGAACGCGTGGCGACCGGCATCTATCGCGGCATCGGCGAGTTTCACCTGCACAGCGGCCAGACCGATACCCCGATCGTGGACGGCATGCTCGCCTTGGCCCGCGAGCACGATCTCTATCTGCTGGCCCATTCGGATACCGCGGTCATCGAAGGCTTTCTCGATCGCTTCCCCGATCTCAAGGTGATCTGGGCGCACGCGGGTGCCTGGACCCTGCCCATGACGATGGATGTCGTGATGGGCCGCTATCCGCAGCTATACGTCGAGTTGTCCATGCGCGACGGCGATATCGCCCCCGACGGGACCCTGGACCCGCGCTGGGCCGAGGTACTGGTGCGCTATGCAGACCGGTTCATGGTGGGCATCGACACCTTCAGCGAGCGCCGCTGGACCCACTACGACGAACTGGCCGAGCGCACGCGCGGCTGGCTCGCGCAGCTCCCGGACGAGGTCGCCGAGCGCATTGCCTGGAAGAATGCCCACGAACTCTTCGGTGGCGAGAAACCCTGA
- a CDS encoding M61 family metallopeptidase — MTDILYRICPTRPEAHVFEVTLTVAAPEQDGQRLWLPAWIPGSYMIREFARNVVWLRAEAQGRPVPTEKLDKDTWRCAPCAGPLTVTYEVYAWDLSVRAAHLDTTHGYFNGTSVFLAVAGREQQPCEVLIEAPAGEGYRDWRVATTLARVDAPLWGFGRYRAEDYDDLVDHPVEMGSFALETFEVAGVPHALAVTGRQQGDLARLARDLQRICTEHVSLFGELPPMERYLFQLTVVGNGYGGLEHRSSTSLLANRDDLPLPGEGMKPGYRSLLGLCSHEYFHTWNVKRIKPAEFVPYDLQRENYTRQLWAFEGITSYYDDLALVRSGLIELKDYLELLGQTATRVWRGSGRHKQTLEESSFDAWTKFYRQDENAPNAIVSYYTKGALTALALDLTLRRETAGRVTLDEVMRALWIRYGKRGEGVPAGGVEAVAQELVQAAGGGDLATFFDQALRSTEDLPLGALLGEVGVQFRLRAAEPGDDRGGKPAAKQGAEAPRASLGVRTAKGQGGARLVHVFDGGAAQAAGLSAGDAVIALDGLRVDHSTLEQRVARLAPDTEVTLHAFRRDELHVVRARLQPPVADVVYLEAQEAPPAEAAARRAQWLASVQGGAHG; from the coding sequence ATGACCGACATTCTGTATCGCATATGCCCCACGCGGCCCGAGGCCCACGTGTTCGAGGTGACGCTGACCGTGGCCGCCCCCGAGCAGGATGGCCAGCGGCTGTGGCTGCCGGCGTGGATTCCGGGCAGCTATATGATCCGCGAGTTCGCGCGCAACGTGGTGTGGTTGCGCGCGGAGGCGCAGGGCCGGCCGGTGCCGACCGAGAAACTGGACAAGGATACCTGGCGCTGTGCGCCCTGCGCGGGGCCGCTCACCGTCACCTATGAGGTCTACGCCTGGGACCTGTCGGTCCGCGCGGCGCACCTCGACACCACGCACGGCTACTTCAACGGCACCAGCGTGTTCCTCGCCGTGGCGGGCCGCGAGCAGCAGCCCTGCGAGGTGCTCATCGAAGCGCCGGCGGGCGAGGGCTACCGGGACTGGCGGGTGGCCACCACGCTCGCGCGCGTCGACGCGCCGCTGTGGGGCTTCGGTCGCTACCGTGCCGAGGATTACGACGATCTGGTGGACCATCCGGTGGAGATGGGCAGCTTTGCCCTCGAAACCTTCGAGGTCGCGGGCGTGCCGCATGCCTTGGCGGTGACGGGCCGCCAGCAGGGCGATCTCGCGCGGCTCGCGCGCGATCTGCAGCGCATCTGCACCGAACACGTCAGTCTGTTCGGCGAACTGCCGCCCATGGAGCGTTACCTGTTCCAGCTGACCGTGGTCGGCAATGGCTACGGCGGGCTCGAGCACCGCAGCTCGACCAGCCTGCTGGCCAACCGCGACGACCTGCCGCTGCCGGGGGAGGGGATGAAACCCGGCTACCGCAGCCTGCTCGGGCTGTGCAGCCACGAGTACTTCCACACCTGGAACGTCAAGCGCATCAAGCCCGCCGAGTTCGTGCCCTATGACCTGCAGCGCGAGAATTACACCCGCCAGCTGTGGGCCTTCGAGGGCATCACCTCCTATTACGACGACCTGGCGCTGGTGCGCAGTGGTTTGATCGAGCTGAAGGACTACCTGGAGCTGCTCGGGCAGACGGCCACCCGCGTGTGGCGCGGCAGCGGACGCCACAAGCAGACGCTCGAGGAGTCGAGCTTCGATGCGTGGACCAAGTTCTACCGGCAGGACGAGAACGCCCCCAACGCCATCGTCAGCTATTACACCAAGGGCGCGCTGACCGCCCTGGCGCTGGATCTCACTTTGCGCCGCGAGACGGCCGGGCGCGTCACGCTCGATGAGGTGATGCGCGCCCTATGGATTCGTTACGGCAAGCGCGGCGAGGGTGTGCCCGCGGGCGGCGTGGAGGCGGTGGCGCAGGAACTCGTGCAGGCGGCCGGTGGCGGCGATCTCGCCACGTTCTTCGACCAGGCGCTGCGCAGCACCGAGGATCTGCCACTTGGCGCCCTGTTGGGCGAGGTCGGCGTGCAGTTTCGCCTGCGGGCGGCGGAGCCGGGCGACGACCGCGGCGGCAAGCCGGCCGCTAAGCAGGGGGCCGAGGCGCCGCGCGCGAGCCTTGGCGTACGCACCGCCAAGGGGCAGGGCGGCGCGCGTCTGGTTCACGTCTTCGATGGCGGCGCCGCGCAGGCTGCCGGGCTGTCCGCGGGCGACGCGGTCATCGCGCTCGACGGCCTGCGGGTCGACCACAGCACGCTGGAGCAGCGGGTGGCGCGTCTTGCCCCCGACACCGAGGTGACGCTGCACGCGTTTCGCCGCGACGAGTTGCACGTGGTGCGCGCGCGGCTGCAGCCGCCGGTGGCGGACGTGGTGTATCTCGAGGCGCAGGAGGCGCCCCCCGCCGAGGCGGCGGCGCGGCGCGCGCAGTGGTTGGCCAGTGTGCAGGGCGGCGCTCATGGGTGA